From Streptomyces qinzhouensis, one genomic window encodes:
- a CDS encoding DMT family transporter, which translates to MTTAARGSAAPTAGLRAAFRRSRVDWRLRFAFLSVVWGFSFLLTKVGTHGFAPFQVTLGRLLFGTAVLAVALAMRREGLPRGRRTWWHLTVAAFLLNALPFSLFAYSQETIPSALAAICNATSPLWGMVLSLVALSEDRPTRRRVAGLGIGFLGVLTVLGAWQGFSGIAPSGTALALLAALSYPVGWIYVRRTLAGSSHSNLSLTTGQLLIATVQLSVVTPLFAGFPTSFPMVPLLSIAALGALATGLAMLVQYGLVAEVGPTTAQTVTYFTPVIATVAGVTVLGEHLSWSTPVGALVIIAGAALSQSRTGAAARKAAARAKGDSAAPPVPDPRPGTAEGATISAPAAGGTGPAAAPVGRGSARGI; encoded by the coding sequence ATGACCACCGCCGCCCGGGGCTCCGCAGCCCCCACCGCGGGCCTCCGGGCCGCGTTCCGCCGCTCCCGGGTGGACTGGCGCCTGCGCTTCGCCTTCCTCTCCGTCGTATGGGGTTTCAGCTTTCTGCTGACCAAGGTCGGCACCCATGGATTCGCCCCGTTCCAGGTGACCCTCGGCCGTCTCCTCTTCGGTACGGCGGTCCTGGCCGTGGCCCTCGCGATGCGGCGCGAGGGGCTGCCGCGCGGGCGGCGGACCTGGTGGCATCTGACGGTGGCCGCGTTCCTGCTGAACGCCCTGCCGTTCTCCCTTTTCGCCTACTCCCAGGAGACGATTCCCTCGGCGCTGGCCGCGATCTGCAACGCGACATCACCGCTGTGGGGCATGGTCCTCTCGCTGGTCGCCCTCTCCGAGGACCGGCCGACCCGGCGCCGGGTCGCCGGGCTCGGCATCGGCTTCCTCGGGGTGCTCACGGTGCTCGGCGCCTGGCAGGGGTTCTCCGGGATCGCCCCGTCCGGCACGGCGCTGGCGCTGCTGGCGGCCCTGAGCTATCCGGTCGGCTGGATATACGTCCGCCGCACGCTGGCGGGGAGCAGCCACTCGAATCTGTCGCTGACCACCGGCCAGCTCCTGATCGCCACCGTCCAGCTCTCCGTCGTCACCCCGTTGTTCGCGGGCTTCCCGACCTCGTTCCCGATGGTGCCGCTGCTGTCGATCGCCGCGCTCGGGGCACTGGCCACCGGCCTCGCGATGCTGGTGCAGTACGGGCTGGTCGCCGAGGTCGGGCCGACGACGGCCCAGACGGTCACGTACTTCACCCCGGTCATCGCGACGGTCGCGGGTGTGACGGTGCTCGGCGAACATCTGAGCTGGAGCACTCCGGTGGGTGCACTCGTGATCATCGCGGGTGCGGCGCTGAGCCAGTCCCGGACCGGGGCGGCGGCCCGGAAGGCCGCGGCACGGGCGAAGGGCGATTCCGCCGCCCCGCCGGTCCCGGATCCCCGGCCCGGGACGGCCGAGGGCGCGACCATTTCGGCTCCGGCGGCCGGAGGGACCGGTCCGGCCGCCGCCCCCGTGGGCAGGGGAAGCGCCCGGGGGATATGA
- a CDS encoding isochorismatase family protein: MPSGAPGTGTAAGDRLSRLLDPAGTVLLTVECQRGVVGARSALPELAAVARESGVLDRIARLAAAARAAGVQVVHALAERRPDGRGANRNAPLFRALGALPVQQHSGTPAVELAPPVEAAAEDLVVRRLHGLSPLAGTGLDPLLRNLGCRTLLITGVSANVAVPNTVFDAVNLGYTAVVPGDAIAGVPADYTPAMIRHTLAPVATVTTCDAVLDAWRRRTP; the protein is encoded by the coding sequence ATGCCGTCCGGCGCACCCGGTACCGGAACCGCGGCGGGCGACCGTCTGTCGCGCCTGCTCGACCCGGCCGGCACCGTCCTGCTCACCGTCGAATGCCAGCGCGGTGTCGTCGGGGCGCGGAGCGCGCTGCCCGAACTCGCCGCCGTGGCACGGGAGTCCGGCGTCCTCGACCGGATCGCCCGGCTGGCCGCGGCGGCGCGCGCCGCGGGCGTCCAGGTCGTGCACGCGCTGGCCGAACGCCGCCCCGACGGGCGGGGCGCCAACCGCAACGCCCCGCTCTTCCGGGCCCTGGGGGCCCTCCCCGTACAACAGCATTCCGGTACCCCGGCCGTAGAGTTGGCGCCGCCCGTCGAGGCCGCGGCCGAGGACCTCGTCGTCCGGCGGCTGCACGGACTCTCGCCCCTCGCCGGGACCGGACTCGACCCGTTGCTCCGCAATCTCGGCTGCCGGACCCTGCTGATCACCGGGGTATCGGCGAACGTCGCCGTACCGAACACCGTGTTCGACGCGGTGAACCTCGGCTATACGGCCGTCGTGCCGGGGGACGCGATCGCGGGGGTGCCGGCCGACTACACCCCCGCGATGATCCGTCACACCCTGGCGCCCGTCGCCACCGTCACCACCTGCGACGCGGTGCTCGACGCCTGGCGGCGGCGCACCCCCTGA
- a CDS encoding LysR family transcriptional regulator gives MWNLERLRTLDALARHGSVSGAADGLHVTTSAVSQQLSKLEREVGQQLLAKNGRGVRLTDAGRLLAGHAARILSQVELAQADIEAQRGQVVGEVQVAAFPTAARGLFPGMLSALRAGHPDLRVRTRETEPEGGIRGVIRGDYDLAVVLDWSNKRLPVPGGLAQARLLDDAADIAMPAGHPLAGRAEVDLEDFADDDWVSWPEGEFCHEWLVFTLRSRGIEPRISHLAGEQHTQLALIAAGCGVCVTPRLGRGPVPEGVVLVPVRRRVLRHVYAVWRTDADRRPSVRATVGALADAAALVGADPAAG, from the coding sequence ATGTGGAATCTGGAGCGCCTGCGGACCCTGGACGCCCTCGCCCGCCACGGGTCGGTGAGCGGTGCCGCCGACGGGCTGCACGTCACGACCTCCGCCGTCTCCCAGCAGTTGTCCAAGCTGGAGCGGGAGGTCGGGCAGCAGCTGCTCGCCAAGAACGGACGGGGCGTGCGGCTCACCGACGCGGGCCGACTGCTCGCGGGACACGCGGCCCGGATCCTGTCCCAGGTCGAACTGGCACAGGCGGATATCGAGGCGCAGCGCGGGCAGGTGGTCGGCGAGGTGCAGGTCGCCGCGTTCCCGACGGCGGCCCGCGGACTGTTCCCGGGGATGCTCTCGGCTCTCCGGGCCGGCCACCCCGACCTGCGGGTGCGCACCCGCGAGACGGAGCCCGAGGGCGGCATCCGCGGTGTCATCCGGGGCGACTACGACCTCGCCGTCGTCCTCGACTGGAGCAACAAGCGGCTGCCCGTGCCGGGCGGGCTGGCCCAGGCGCGTCTGCTCGACGACGCGGCCGATATCGCGATGCCCGCGGGGCACCCCCTGGCGGGCCGGGCGGAAGTCGACCTGGAGGACTTCGCGGACGACGACTGGGTGTCGTGGCCCGAGGGCGAGTTCTGCCACGAATGGCTGGTGTTCACCCTGCGCTCGCGCGGAATCGAGCCGCGCATCTCACATCTGGCGGGGGAGCAGCACACCCAGTTGGCGCTGATCGCCGCCGGCTGCGGGGTCTGCGTCACCCCCCGGCTGGGCCGCGGTCCGGTGCCGGAGGGCGTCGTGCTCGTCCCCGTACGCCGGCGAGTGCTGCGGCATGTGTACGCGGTGTGGCGCACCGACGCCGACCGGCGGCCGTCCGTCCGGGCGACCGTGGGGGCGCTGGCCGACGCGGCGGCGCTGGTCGGCGCTGACCCGGCGGCGGGCTGA
- a CDS encoding pyridoxamine 5'-phosphate oxidase family protein → MSDVAPDVVPAAPVAPVTPPVPDAYAPTERTVPTRSRERAAYDRETVHSILDQEYVCHLGFVRDGRPVVLPTLYARVGERLYVHGSTGSRPLRMAGGEDPGLPVCLTVTHLDGLVLARSAFHHSMNYRSVMVHGIAHQVTDPGEKLAALDALVDQVVPGRSADSRPANAKEAAATAVLRLDLDEVSAKMRTGGPNDEPEDLELPYWTGVIPARRTYGTPVPADDLAPSVPLPSYLRGY, encoded by the coding sequence ATGTCGGATGTCGCGCCCGATGTCGTCCCGGCGGCCCCGGTGGCTCCGGTGACCCCGCCGGTCCCGGACGCCTACGCCCCGACCGAGCGGACCGTGCCCACCCGCAGCCGTGAACGCGCCGCGTACGACCGCGAGACGGTCCACTCGATACTCGACCAGGAGTACGTCTGCCATCTCGGCTTCGTCCGCGACGGCCGCCCGGTCGTGCTGCCGACGCTGTACGCCCGGGTCGGCGAGCGGCTGTACGTCCACGGCTCGACCGGCTCCCGCCCGCTGCGGATGGCGGGCGGCGAGGATCCCGGACTGCCGGTGTGTCTGACGGTCACCCATCTCGACGGTCTGGTCCTGGCGCGCTCCGCCTTCCACCATTCGATGAACTACCGCTCGGTCATGGTCCACGGCATCGCCCACCAGGTCACCGACCCCGGGGAGAAGCTGGCCGCCCTCGACGCCCTGGTCGACCAGGTGGTCCCCGGCCGGTCCGCCGACTCCCGCCCGGCGAACGCCAAGGAGGCGGCGGCGACGGCCGTCCTGCGGCTCGATCTGGACGAGGTGTCGGCCAAGATGCGCACCGGCGGCCCCAACGACGAGCCGGAGGATCTGGAACTGCCCTACTGGACGGGCGTGATCCCGGCCCGCCGGACGTACGGCACCCCGGTCCCCGCCGACGACCTCGCGCCCTCCGTCCCGCTGCCTTCCTACCTCCGGGGCTACTGA
- a CDS encoding aminotransferase class I/II-fold pyridoxal phosphate-dependent enzyme, whose product MLGEYRIIGRRASEIAASVERGVGSGALEPGQLLPPMRELAEVLGVNPNTVAAAYRTLRERGIIETAGRRGSRVLPRPVSTARGALRVEAPPGVRDVSEGNPDPALLPPLEESLAAAARRNRHAPHHGLYGGPTVEPELARLARAALDADGVPPGPLAVTSGSLDAIERVLSAHLRPGDRVAVEDPGWGNLLDLVPALGLRPVPVPVDDDGPLPAGVAGAVAAGARAIVVTARAQNPTGAAIGAARAAALRDVLASSPGTLLIEDDHGHGIVDLPLHPLAGSTDRWAFVRSTAKAYGPDLRTAVLTGDPVTVDRVAGRQFVGPGWVSRLLQLAVVDLWTKEAIDPAEVAAAYDGRRDALVAALARLGVVAHGRSGVNVWVPVADETGTVARLLHAGWAVAPGARFRIAAPPAVRLTVSTLTGDDIGPLAEAVARAVGPVRRRSYG is encoded by the coding sequence GTGCTAGGAGAGTATCGGATCATAGGGCGTCGCGCATCGGAGATCGCCGCCAGCGTGGAGCGGGGTGTCGGCAGCGGCGCGCTGGAACCCGGACAACTGCTCCCACCCATGCGGGAGTTGGCCGAGGTCCTCGGGGTGAATCCGAATACGGTGGCCGCCGCCTACCGGACCCTGCGCGAGCGCGGCATCATCGAGACGGCGGGCCGCCGGGGCAGCCGGGTACTGCCTCGCCCGGTCAGTACGGCGCGGGGCGCGCTCCGGGTCGAAGCGCCCCCCGGCGTACGGGATGTGAGCGAGGGCAATCCGGACCCGGCGCTGCTGCCGCCGCTGGAGGAGTCGCTCGCGGCCGCCGCCCGGCGCAACCGGCACGCCCCGCACCACGGTCTGTACGGGGGGCCGACCGTCGAGCCCGAGCTCGCCCGGCTCGCCCGCGCGGCCCTGGACGCCGACGGAGTGCCGCCCGGGCCCCTTGCGGTCACCTCGGGCTCCCTCGACGCCATCGAACGCGTACTCTCCGCGCATCTGCGGCCCGGGGACCGGGTCGCGGTGGAGGATCCGGGCTGGGGCAATCTGCTCGACCTCGTCCCGGCGCTGGGGCTCCGGCCGGTACCCGTGCCCGTCGACGACGACGGGCCGCTGCCGGCCGGGGTGGCCGGGGCGGTGGCCGCTGGCGCCCGGGCGATCGTCGTCACGGCCCGGGCCCAGAATCCGACCGGCGCCGCGATCGGCGCGGCGCGCGCCGCGGCGCTGCGAGACGTCCTCGCCAGCTCTCCGGGCACCCTCCTGATCGAGGACGACCACGGGCACGGCATCGTCGATCTGCCGCTGCACCCGCTGGCGGGGTCCACGGACCGCTGGGCGTTCGTCCGCTCCACGGCCAAGGCGTACGGCCCCGATCTCCGCACCGCCGTGCTCACCGGTGACCCGGTCACCGTGGACCGGGTGGCCGGACGGCAGTTCGTCGGCCCCGGCTGGGTCAGCCGGCTGCTCCAGCTCGCCGTCGTCGACCTGTGGACCAAGGAGGCGATCGACCCGGCCGAAGTGGCGGCCGCCTACGACGGGCGCCGGGACGCGCTGGTCGCGGCCCTGGCCCGGCTGGGCGTTGTCGCCCACGGGCGGAGCGGGGTCAATGTGTGGGTGCCGGTCGCCGACGAGACCGGGACAGTGGCCCGACTGCTGCACGCGGGCTGGGCGGTGGCACCCGGGGCGCGCTTCCGGATCGCGGCCCCGCCCGCCGTCCGGCTCACCGTCTCCACGCTGACCGGGGACGATATCGGCCCGCTGGCCGAAGCCGTCGCCCGGGCCGTGGGGCCGGTACGGCGCCGGAGCTACGGCTGA
- a CDS encoding DMT family transporter yields MPAVGVPVPSSLPGAAPAPPVGRSLLCLIVAGLAWGTAGAAASLVFAAGGPGPLSLSFWRCAGGLLLLLGVLALRRRPGAGGTVRTARPESRRRRLLRILGTGAGLTVFQSAYFAAVDATGLAVATVVTLGAGPVLIAAGARLLLGERLGAGGIAAVGGALAGLTVLVLGGEDGTVRTPGVLLALLAAAGYAAITLIARGLGRDGGADPVTTTAWSFAIGAVCLLPLALAEGLCPASGDPLRVLVLLGYVAAVPTALAYVLYFVGAAAIRAATVSVVMLLEPVSAAVVATAFLGERLTGATVLGTLLLLGAVAGLARAESRAVRAGRQRR; encoded by the coding sequence ATGCCTGCCGTCGGCGTGCCGGTGCCGTCGTCCCTTCCCGGTGCCGCCCCCGCCCCGCCCGTCGGGCGGAGTCTGCTCTGTCTGATCGTCGCCGGCCTCGCCTGGGGGACCGCGGGCGCGGCCGCCTCCCTGGTGTTCGCCGCGGGCGGGCCGGGACCGCTGTCGCTGTCCTTCTGGCGCTGTGCCGGCGGACTGCTCCTGCTGTTGGGCGTGCTGGCGCTGCGGCGGCGTCCGGGGGCGGGAGGCACCGTCCGGACCGCCCGGCCGGAGTCCCGGCGGCGCAGGCTGCTGCGGATTCTGGGCACCGGTGCCGGACTCACCGTCTTCCAGAGCGCGTACTTCGCCGCCGTCGACGCCACCGGGCTCGCGGTGGCCACCGTCGTCACCCTCGGCGCCGGGCCCGTCCTGATCGCGGCCGGGGCCCGGCTGTTGCTGGGGGAGCGGCTCGGCGCGGGCGGTATCGCCGCTGTCGGCGGTGCGCTCGCCGGGCTGACGGTCCTGGTGCTCGGCGGCGAGGACGGCACCGTGCGCACCCCCGGAGTGCTGCTCGCGCTGCTCGCCGCGGCGGGCTACGCGGCGATCACGCTGATCGCCCGGGGGCTGGGCCGCGACGGCGGCGCCGACCCGGTGACCACCACGGCCTGGTCCTTCGCGATCGGCGCGGTCTGCCTGCTGCCGCTCGCGCTGGCCGAGGGCCTCTGTCCGGCGAGCGGGGACCCGCTGCGGGTGCTGGTGCTGCTGGGGTACGTGGCGGCGGTGCCGACCGCGCTGGCGTACGTCCTCTACTTCGTCGGCGCGGCCGCGATCCGGGCCGCGACCGTGTCGGTGGTGATGCTGCTGGAGCCGGTGAGCGCGGCCGTCGTGGCCACCGCCTTCCTCGGTGAGCGGCTGACCGGCGCGACCGTGCTGGGGACCCTGCTGCTGCTCGGGGCGGTCGCGGGGCTCGCCCGGGCGGAATCCCGCGCGGTCCGCGCCGGCAGACAGCGGCGGTAG
- a CDS encoding TetR/AcrR family transcriptional regulator, whose translation MGDAEPRTPRERYRAQVRAEIKEHARDQIAAAGASALSLNAIAKQLGMSGPALYRYFAGRDELITELVRDAYRSLADTVRTAAASGADLAGLAYTLRGWALADPQRYLLIYGTPVPGYHAPQDITGISSEIMAVLLDACAALAPEESPAPLDTHLADHRDWAGENPAPPAALRLALTFWTRIHGLLSLELAGHFAPMGFDPGVLFAAEVDALAARGL comes from the coding sequence ATGGGGGACGCCGAGCCGAGGACACCTCGGGAGCGATACCGGGCCCAGGTCCGCGCGGAGATCAAGGAACACGCCCGGGACCAGATCGCCGCGGCGGGGGCGTCCGCGCTCTCCCTCAACGCGATCGCCAAACAGCTGGGCATGAGCGGACCCGCGCTCTACCGCTATTTCGCCGGCCGCGACGAGCTGATCACCGAGCTGGTCCGGGATGCCTACCGGAGCCTCGCCGACACCGTCCGTACGGCCGCCGCGTCCGGTGCCGACCTCGCCGGTCTGGCGTACACGCTGCGCGGCTGGGCCCTGGCGGACCCACAGCGGTACCTGCTCATCTACGGCACCCCCGTACCCGGCTACCACGCCCCCCAGGACATCACCGGTATCTCGTCCGAGATCATGGCCGTTCTCCTCGACGCCTGCGCGGCGCTCGCCCCGGAGGAGTCACCGGCACCGCTCGACACCCATCTGGCGGACCACCGGGACTGGGCCGGCGAGAACCCCGCCCCGCCCGCCGCCCTCCGCCTGGCCCTGACCTTCTGGACCCGGATACACGGCCTGCTCTCCCTGGAACTCGCCGGTCACTTCGCCCCCATGGGCTTCGACCCCGGCGTGCTCTTCGCGGCCGAGGTGGACGCTCTCGCGGCGCGCGGGCTCTGA
- a CDS encoding pyridoxamine 5'-phosphate oxidase family protein has translation MAAVPERHRPTAAQRRGRRIMMTPEEIDVFLTGQRTCRVATVSPDGRPHAGALWYAWDGTSLWLYSIVRSRRRADLRRDPRIAVLVDAGEEYGELRGVELSGTVVPVGESPRTGEPCAELREPEKLFARKNFGLDAMPHDGRHDWLRLTPDTVVSWDFRKPGRTASP, from the coding sequence ATGGCGGCAGTGCCAGAGCGGCACCGACCCACGGCCGCGCAGCGCCGGGGCCGTCGGATCATGATGACCCCCGAGGAGATCGACGTCTTCCTCACCGGACAGCGCACCTGCCGGGTCGCCACCGTCTCACCGGACGGCCGTCCCCATGCCGGCGCGCTCTGGTACGCCTGGGACGGCACGTCCCTGTGGCTCTATTCGATCGTCCGCAGCCGGCGCCGGGCCGATCTGCGGCGCGATCCCCGGATCGCGGTCCTGGTGGACGCCGGTGAGGAGTACGGCGAACTGCGCGGTGTGGAGCTGTCGGGGACGGTGGTCCCGGTCGGCGAGTCGCCGCGCACCGGCGAACCCTGCGCGGAGCTGCGGGAGCCGGAGAAGCTGTTCGCCCGGAAGAACTTCGGTCTGGACGCGATGCCGCACGACGGGCGGCACGACTGGCTGCGGCTCACCCCGGACACGGTCGTGTCCTGGGACTTCCGCAAGCCGGGGCGGACCGCCTCACCCTGA
- a CDS encoding SRPBCC family protein codes for MPAFPGTGIRAVLCTASLLLGALGTAAAPAVAGPERPGAPLTCRGKGVDPGASVRHRTETVIDAPPHTIWRLQTEIAHWPLWKGSVDSAERLDHGPFRKGSAFRWTMPVPPNPVTPATRLEITSTVEQLKHGSCIRWTGPATAEGLRIDGIHVWTFTRVPGGVRVATEETHTGPQVEAVPEVATEILRQGLEAWLRDLKTAAEARSRAGLY; via the coding sequence ATGCCCGCATTCCCGGGTACCGGCATCCGTGCCGTCCTGTGCACCGCCTCCCTCCTCCTCGGTGCCCTCGGCACCGCCGCCGCGCCCGCCGTGGCCGGCCCCGAACGGCCCGGGGCGCCCCTCACCTGCCGGGGCAAGGGCGTCGACCCCGGCGCGAGCGTCCGCCACCGGACCGAGACCGTCATCGACGCCCCGCCGCACACGATCTGGAGGCTTCAGACCGAAATCGCGCACTGGCCGCTCTGGAAGGGCTCCGTCGACAGCGCCGAGCGCCTGGACCACGGCCCCTTCCGGAAGGGATCGGCGTTCCGCTGGACCATGCCCGTACCTCCCAACCCGGTGACACCTGCCACCCGTCTGGAGATCACCTCGACCGTCGAGCAGCTCAAGCACGGCTCCTGCATCCGCTGGACCGGCCCCGCGACCGCCGAAGGGCTGCGCATCGACGGCATCCACGTATGGACCTTCACCCGGGTGCCGGGCGGCGTCCGGGTCGCCACCGAGGAGACCCACACCGGTCCCCAGGTCGAAGCGGTCCCCGAGGTCGCGACCGAGATCCTCCGGCAGGGTCTCGAAGCCTGGCTGCGCGATCTGAAGACCGCCGCCGAGGCGCGCTCCCGCGCGGGGCTGTACTGA
- a CDS encoding Rieske (2Fe-2S) protein, with translation MSESQREPRTVCRRTVVAAVGGAGLTVALTACGSDDAPSGSGEQGAGGTGASTGGTSGGTSGGSSGGGKVLAKVADIPEGGGKVVGDVVITQPVKGEFKAFSAQCTHQGCAVRSVADNVIVCPCHDSRFDASDGSVKAGPAPRPLSPTAVRQEGDSIVLA, from the coding sequence ATGTCCGAATCACAGCGGGAGCCCCGCACCGTCTGTCGCAGGACCGTCGTCGCCGCGGTGGGCGGGGCCGGTCTCACGGTCGCGCTGACGGCGTGCGGCTCGGACGACGCCCCGTCCGGGAGCGGCGAGCAGGGCGCGGGGGGCACGGGCGCGAGCACCGGCGGCACCTCGGGCGGCACCTCGGGCGGCTCGTCGGGCGGCGGCAAGGTGCTGGCCAAGGTGGCCGACATTCCCGAAGGCGGGGGCAAGGTGGTCGGCGATGTGGTGATCACCCAGCCGGTGAAGGGCGAGTTCAAGGCCTTCTCCGCCCAGTGCACCCATCAGGGGTGCGCGGTGCGGAGCGTGGCGGACAACGTCATCGTCTGCCCCTGCCACGACAGCCGGTTCGACGCCTCCGACGGCAGCGTGAAGGCCGGTCCGGCCCCGCGCCCGCTGTCGCCCACCGCGGTCCGGCAGGAGGGCGACTCCATCGTGCTGGCCTAA